The Corynebacterium comes genome window below encodes:
- a CDS encoding UDP-N-acetylmuramoyl-L-alanyl-D-glutamate--2,6-diaminopimelate ligase has protein sequence MEITLSHLAELAGGELVQDSGADPVITSVGLDSGKLADSDAIFAAVPGTRRHGAYFAAQSPAVAVLTDAAGREILAEAGEKRPIIVVEDVRAVLGILAAEIHGHPSERLTVLGVTGTSGKTTTSYLLEAGLLAAGHKVGMIGTTGTRINGRPVPTSLTTPEATTLQALFSQMVEEGVTHVVMEVSSHALELGRTAGTRFAVAGFTNLSQDHLDFHPTMREYFEAKARFFDPASPLSAEKSVVCVDDEWGRAMAERADRPLTVSTRGVQADVMAEQIAVGPTGAQTITLHLPDRDVTAELPLPGDFNIANAAVATAMALAAGVDPAAFTAGFLDVAVPGRMERIDAGQDFLAVVDYAHKPAAVAAVLDTLRGQITGRLGVVVGAGGDRDPSKRPIMGAEAARRADLVIITDDNPRSEVPATIRAAVLEGALAVGTDAEIREIGDRAAAIDALIDWARPGDGVVVAGKGHEVGQLIAGVDHHFDDREEVRRALKEKKQ, from the coding sequence ATGGAAATCACACTGTCCCACCTGGCTGAACTTGCCGGGGGAGAGCTCGTCCAGGACTCCGGGGCCGATCCCGTCATCACCTCGGTCGGTCTGGACTCGGGCAAGCTGGCCGATTCGGACGCCATCTTCGCCGCCGTCCCCGGCACCCGCCGCCATGGCGCGTATTTTGCCGCTCAGAGCCCCGCCGTCGCCGTCCTCACCGACGCCGCAGGTCGGGAGATCCTCGCGGAAGCGGGGGAGAAGCGCCCGATCATCGTCGTCGAGGACGTCCGGGCCGTACTCGGAATCCTCGCCGCCGAGATCCACGGGCACCCCTCCGAGCGGCTCACCGTCCTGGGGGTGACCGGAACCTCCGGCAAGACCACCACCAGCTACCTGCTGGAGGCGGGCCTCCTGGCCGCAGGCCACAAGGTGGGCATGATCGGTACCACCGGAACCCGCATCAACGGCCGTCCGGTGCCCACCTCCCTGACCACCCCGGAGGCGACCACCCTGCAGGCGCTGTTCTCGCAGATGGTCGAGGAGGGCGTCACCCACGTGGTCATGGAGGTCTCCTCCCACGCCCTGGAGCTGGGCCGGACCGCAGGGACGCGTTTCGCCGTCGCGGGTTTCACCAACCTCTCCCAGGACCACCTCGACTTCCATCCGACGATGCGGGAGTACTTCGAGGCCAAGGCCAGGTTCTTCGACCCGGCGTCCCCCCTGTCCGCGGAGAAGAGCGTCGTCTGCGTGGACGACGAGTGGGGCAGGGCCATGGCCGAGCGTGCCGACCGCCCGCTCACCGTGTCCACCCGCGGCGTGCAGGCCGACGTCATGGCCGAGCAGATCGCCGTCGGGCCGACCGGTGCGCAGACGATCACCCTGCACCTGCCGGACCGGGACGTCACCGCGGAGCTGCCGCTGCCGGGTGACTTCAACATCGCCAACGCGGCCGTGGCCACCGCCATGGCGCTGGCGGCGGGGGTGGATCCGGCGGCCTTCACCGCCGGCTTCCTCGACGTCGCCGTCCCCGGCCGCATGGAGCGTATCGACGCCGGCCAGGATTTCCTCGCCGTCGTCGACTACGCCCACAAGCCGGCCGCCGTCGCCGCCGTGCTGGACACCCTGCGCGGCCAGATCACCGGAAGACTCGGTGTGGTGGTCGGCGCCGGTGGCGACCGTGACCCCTCCAAGCGTCCCATCATGGGCGCGGAGGCCGCACGTCGTGCGGACCTGGTGATCATCACCGACGACAACCCGCGCAGTGAGGTGCCCGCCACCATCCGCGCGGCCGTGCTCGAGGGTGCTCTCGCCGTCGGCACGGACGCCGAGATCCGCGAGATCGGCGACCGCGCCGCAGCCATCGACGCCCTCATCGACTGGGCCCGTCCCGGTGACGGGGTGGTCGTCGCCGGCAAGGGACACGAGGTCGGCCAGCTCATCGCCGGGGTGGACCACCACTTCGACGACCGGGAAGAAGTCCGACGCGCACTCAAGGAGAAGAAGCAATGA
- a CDS encoding peptidoglycan D,D-transpeptidase FtsI family protein, which translates to MTRRLRVILTIFTVVAVALVGRLAWVQVVWGPDLALKAQEQRARVYVEPARRGEVTDRNGSQLAYTMQARSLTVSPRLLRTELRQQQDLQLRVEGMSREQIDAELDGRVEDILETMAREIPVMIKDAGAITGEVKSEDILDKLQADSTYEVLVRNVDPDVAAEIAATYHGVAADHQDIRQYPNGAIAENVIGKVSMDGQGQFGFEASGDATLSGINGRSTEDVSTDGQAIPGTMRDVVPAVDGASVELTLDLDLQTYVQQLLEQAKANSQAKSAEAVVLDVATGEVLAMANTDTIDPNGNIERQLAAGKDFENQTISHPYEPGSVAKIITAAATIEEGLTTPDEVHQVPGSIHMSGVTVADAWAHGLVPYTTTGIFGKSSNVGTLMLVERLGEEGFADYLDRFGVGKPTGVELPNESSGLLPPLEQWSGGTFANLPIGQGMSLTTLQMASVYQALANDGERIEPRIIESVTAPDGTPQEVVEPNRTQVVSAETARTVVDMFRSVTQDDPGGVQSGTGTNGAIPGYQTSGKTGTAQKVDPNTGAYSNSDYWITFAGVAPADDPRFVVAVMVDEPQRGVEQGGGGGQSAAPLFREIASWLLNRDNIPTSPPMEDLLILHAQ; encoded by the coding sequence ATGACCCGCAGATTGCGGGTCATCCTCACCATTTTCACCGTCGTGGCCGTGGCGCTCGTGGGCAGGCTCGCCTGGGTGCAGGTCGTGTGGGGACCGGACCTGGCGCTCAAGGCCCAGGAGCAGCGCGCCCGCGTCTACGTCGAACCGGCGCGTCGTGGCGAAGTCACCGACCGGAACGGCAGCCAACTGGCCTACACCATGCAGGCACGCAGCCTCACCGTGTCCCCGCGCCTGCTGCGCACTGAGCTGCGTCAGCAGCAGGACCTGCAGCTGCGGGTCGAGGGCATGTCGCGTGAGCAGATCGACGCCGAGCTGGATGGCCGCGTCGAGGACATCCTGGAGACGATGGCCAGGGAGATCCCCGTCATGATCAAGGACGCCGGTGCCATCACCGGCGAGGTCAAGTCGGAGGACATCCTGGACAAGCTCCAGGCGGACTCCACCTATGAGGTCCTCGTCCGTAACGTCGACCCGGACGTCGCGGCCGAGATCGCCGCCACGTACCACGGTGTGGCCGCCGACCACCAGGACATCCGCCAGTACCCGAACGGGGCGATCGCGGAGAACGTCATCGGCAAGGTGTCCATGGACGGGCAGGGCCAGTTCGGTTTCGAGGCCTCGGGGGACGCGACGCTCTCGGGCATCAACGGTCGTTCCACGGAGGACGTGTCCACCGATGGGCAGGCCATCCCCGGCACGATGCGCGACGTGGTGCCGGCCGTCGACGGCGCGTCCGTGGAACTGACCCTGGACCTGGACCTGCAGACCTACGTCCAGCAGCTGCTGGAACAGGCGAAGGCGAACTCGCAGGCCAAGTCAGCGGAGGCGGTCGTCCTGGACGTCGCGACGGGTGAGGTGCTGGCGATGGCCAACACCGACACCATCGACCCGAACGGCAACATCGAGCGTCAGCTGGCCGCGGGCAAGGACTTCGAGAACCAGACCATCTCGCACCCCTACGAACCGGGGTCGGTGGCCAAGATCATCACCGCGGCCGCCACGATCGAGGAGGGCCTGACCACTCCCGATGAGGTTCACCAGGTGCCGGGCTCGATCCACATGTCGGGTGTCACGGTGGCGGACGCCTGGGCCCACGGCCTGGTGCCGTACACGACGACCGGCATCTTCGGTAAGTCCTCCAACGTAGGCACGCTCATGCTCGTTGAGCGGTTGGGGGAGGAGGGCTTCGCGGACTACCTCGACCGGTTCGGGGTCGGCAAACCCACCGGCGTGGAGCTGCCGAACGAGTCCTCGGGCCTCCTGCCCCCCTTGGAGCAGTGGTCGGGCGGTACCTTCGCCAACCTGCCCATCGGTCAGGGCATGTCGCTGACCACCCTGCAGATGGCCAGTGTCTACCAGGCGCTGGCCAACGACGGTGAGCGGATCGAGCCCCGCATCATCGAGTCTGTGACAGCGCCGGACGGTACCCCACAGGAGGTGGTGGAACCGAACCGCACCCAGGTCGTCAGCGCCGAGACGGCCCGGACGGTCGTGGACATGTTCCGTTCGGTGACCCAGGACGATCCGGGTGGCGTGCAGTCGGGCACCGGAACCAACGGTGCGATCCCCGGCTACCAGACCTCCGGTAAGACGGGTACCGCCCAGAAGGTGGACCCGAACACCGGCGCGTACTCCAACAGTGACTACTGGATCACCTTCGCCGGTGTCGCCCCGGCGGATGATCCGCGTTTCGTCGTCGCGGTCATGGTCGATGAGCCCCAACGCGGTGTCGAGCAGGGCGGCGGTGGCGGCCAGTCCGCCGCCCCGCTGTTCCGCGAGATCGCCTCGTGGCTACTCAACCGGGACAACATCCCGACGTCGCCGCCCATGGAGGATCTGCTGATCCTCCATGCCCAATAG
- the rsmH gene encoding 16S rRNA (cytosine(1402)-N(4))-methyltransferase RsmH encodes MSFDIEDNFGHVPVLRDRMAELLAPGVEKLGEHAVIVDGTLGAGGHTEHFLATFPRAHVIGVDRDPVALAEARERLAPFADRFVGVQTRFDGIGDAIAEGEGRIFDLAREYGIAGALFDLGVSSMQLDQVERGFAYRTDSPLDMRMDPTQGRTAADVLNTYSHGDLARILKTYGDERFAGKIASAVLRERDREPFTTSGRLVELLYENIPAATRRTGGHPAKRTFQALRVEVNAELEALENVIPVITELLAVGGRAVFMSYQSLEDRIVKIAFADMTASRTPPGLPMDLPGTAPRFRIITRGAEKANDAEIEENPRAAPVRVRAIEKLPDPTGGRQ; translated from the coding sequence ATGAGCTTCGACATCGAGGACAACTTCGGACACGTCCCGGTCCTGCGTGATCGGATGGCTGAGCTGCTGGCGCCGGGCGTAGAGAAGCTCGGTGAGCATGCGGTGATCGTGGACGGCACCCTCGGCGCCGGCGGCCACACCGAGCACTTTCTGGCGACCTTCCCCCGGGCGCACGTCATCGGCGTGGACCGGGATCCGGTCGCGCTCGCCGAAGCCCGTGAGCGACTCGCCCCGTTCGCCGATCGTTTCGTCGGCGTGCAGACGCGTTTCGACGGCATCGGTGACGCCATCGCGGAAGGGGAGGGGCGGATCTTCGACCTCGCCCGTGAGTACGGCATCGCCGGAGCGCTGTTCGACCTGGGTGTCTCGTCCATGCAGCTGGATCAGGTGGAACGCGGTTTCGCCTACCGGACCGACTCCCCGCTGGACATGCGCATGGATCCCACGCAGGGCAGGACCGCCGCGGACGTGCTCAACACCTACAGCCACGGCGATCTGGCGCGCATCCTCAAAACCTACGGTGACGAACGCTTCGCGGGGAAGATCGCCTCGGCGGTCCTACGGGAGCGTGACCGCGAGCCCTTCACCACGTCGGGCCGCCTGGTCGAGCTGCTGTACGAGAACATTCCGGCGGCCACCCGGCGCACCGGCGGACATCCCGCGAAGCGCACCTTCCAGGCGCTGCGCGTCGAGGTGAACGCCGAGCTTGAGGCCCTCGAGAACGTCATCCCCGTCATCACGGAGCTGTTGGCGGTCGGCGGGCGTGCGGTGTTCATGAGCTACCAGTCGCTGGAGGACCGCATCGTCAAGATTGCCTTCGCCGACATGACCGCATCCAGGACTCCACCCGGCCTCCCCATGGACCTGCCCGGTACCGCGCCCCGTTTCCGCATCATCACGCGGGGGGCGGAGAAGGCGAACGACGCCGAGATCGAGGAGAATCCTCGGGCAGCACCGGTGAGGGTCCGGGCCATCGAGAAGCTCCCTGACCCGACCGGAGGCCGACAGTGA
- the mraZ gene encoding division/cell wall cluster transcriptional repressor MraZ, translating into MFLGTYTPKLDDKGRLTLPAKFREELAGGLMVTKGQDHSLAVYPREEFAARVRKAAAVSRTNPQARAFIRNLAASADEQRPDGNGRITISAGHREYAGLTKECVVIGSVDFLEIWDAESWAAYQKETEAAFSAADAEDVLGGLL; encoded by the coding sequence ATGTTTCTGGGTACCTACACTCCAAAACTCGACGACAAGGGTCGACTGACACTTCCGGCGAAGTTCCGTGAGGAGCTCGCCGGTGGGTTGATGGTCACGAAGGGGCAGGATCACAGTCTTGCGGTCTATCCCCGGGAGGAGTTCGCCGCACGCGTCCGGAAGGCCGCAGCGGTGTCCCGCACCAACCCGCAGGCACGTGCCTTCATCCGAAATCTGGCTGCCAGTGCGGATGAGCAGCGTCCTGACGGCAACGGTCGCATCACCATCTCGGCCGGACACCGCGAGTATGCGGGTCTGACCAAGGAGTGTGTGGTCATCGGATCAGTGGATTTTCTCGAGATCTGGGATGCGGAATCCTGGGCCGCTTATCAGAAGGAAACGGAGGCCGCCTTCTCGGCGGCCGACGCTGAAGACGTCCTCGGCGGACTGCTCTGA
- a CDS encoding DUF3040 domain-containing protein: protein MSLSEQEQRALREIELSLLADDPKFGSSVAGDHGFGGSGTPGITLRGIAIAVVGLVMLIGGVALAQQNLWFIALSVVGFLVMFGAGLWMLRGGAGMSGGADRKPRPKRGGGSGSATSKMEENFRKRFEER, encoded by the coding sequence GTGTCGCTTTCAGAGCAGGAGCAACGAGCGCTCCGGGAGATTGAACTGTCTCTCCTTGCTGATGACCCCAAGTTCGGGTCATCCGTGGCTGGTGACCACGGTTTCGGTGGATCCGGAACACCCGGCATCACTCTTCGGGGTATCGCGATTGCGGTCGTCGGCCTCGTCATGCTCATCGGCGGTGTTGCACTCGCTCAGCAGAACCTCTGGTTCATCGCACTGAGCGTCGTGGGCTTCCTCGTGATGTTCGGGGCCGGCCTGTGGATGCTCCGCGGCGGGGCGGGAATGTCCGGAGGCGCTGACCGGAAGCCTCGTCCCAAGCGTGGTGGTGGCTCCGGATCTGCGACAAGCAAGATGGAGGAGAACTTCCGCAAACGCTTCGAGGAGCGCTAA
- a CDS encoding SAV_6107 family HEPN domain-containing protein produces the protein MAQIISATTRFSGAGTHRADFIFKARALLAQAVEYRAGGKWDLALEAAYQAALRSAGARISASAVSGKRRRPTSAWDQLRLVDADGERWAGAFEQYSRLRSRVSSGLERDVDHSVVNRVMDLTTEFLAQVEAEAGWVPAAA, from the coding sequence ATGGCACAGATCATTTCCGCTACCACCAGGTTCTCGGGGGCGGGCACGCACCGGGCCGACTTCATCTTCAAGGCCCGTGCCCTTCTCGCCCAGGCCGTGGAATATCGGGCGGGCGGAAAGTGGGATCTGGCGCTCGAGGCCGCCTATCAGGCCGCGTTGAGGTCTGCGGGGGCGAGGATCTCCGCGTCGGCGGTGTCGGGAAAGCGTCGCCGCCCCACCAGCGCGTGGGACCAGCTCCGGCTCGTTGATGCGGATGGTGAACGGTGGGCGGGGGCTTTTGAGCAGTATTCGCGCCTGCGGTCACGGGTCTCCTCGGGCCTGGAGCGTGACGTCGACCATTCGGTTGTCAATCGGGTGATGGATTTGACCACGGAGTTTTTGGCCCAGGTGGAGGCCGAGGCAGGGTGGGTTCCGGCCGCTGCTTAA
- a CDS encoding GNAT family N-acetyltransferase, translating into MTIEIRRLSGPEFAVLAPQLVDLYIEAMGYDPSIRAGRVEVWRHEIVQPGFTALTAFEGDTLLGLAYGYLGAPDLWWDRQVRRGFRAAGGPDTRQAVLMRNYFEVAEIHVDPAHQGKGIGRLLLSKLLWLVPAAHALLSTPEVEDEANNAFSLYRSMGFRDELRNFQFDGDSRPFAVLSAPLPLPGLVEKPAVFDSDG; encoded by the coding sequence GTGACCATCGAGATCCGCCGGTTGTCCGGTCCCGAATTTGCCGTGTTGGCCCCACAGCTCGTCGACCTCTACATAGAGGCGATGGGCTATGACCCGAGCATTCGGGCAGGTCGTGTCGAGGTCTGGCGCCACGAGATCGTTCAGCCGGGATTCACCGCACTCACCGCCTTCGAAGGCGACACTCTCCTCGGACTGGCGTACGGCTACCTCGGCGCGCCCGACCTGTGGTGGGACCGCCAGGTCCGCCGCGGCTTCCGGGCCGCCGGCGGACCGGACACCCGGCAGGCCGTGCTCATGCGCAACTACTTTGAGGTCGCCGAGATTCACGTCGATCCGGCGCACCAGGGCAAAGGGATCGGCCGGCTGCTGCTCTCCAAGCTGCTGTGGCTCGTCCCCGCAGCTCATGCGCTGCTGTCCACCCCGGAGGTCGAGGACGAGGCCAACAACGCCTTCTCCCTCTACCGCTCCATGGGTTTCCGCGACGAGCTGCGCAACTTCCAGTTCGACGGGGATTCCCGCCCCTTTGCCGTCCTGTCCGCCCCCCTGCCGCTGCCGGGCCTGGTGGAGAAGCCGGCTGTCTTTGACTCAGACGGATAG
- a CDS encoding polyprenyl synthetase family protein, producing the protein MLTLDQIPAAAREELSRFVTARRSQVSAIGAPVTEAVSHLEDFVLGGGKRIRPLYVWAGFVGGGGFDNSTEDPAAVLRAAASLEFIQACALIHDDIIDSSDTRRGNPTVHRAVEAAHRTNNWSGDPAHFGESVAILVGDLALVWAEDMLQDSGLSVEALQRAREPWRAMRTEVLGGQLLDISLEATAEEDISLADSVNRFKTAAYTIERPLHLGAAIAGADQITIDAFRGYGRDIGIAFQLRDDQLGVYGDPAVTGKPAGDDLREGKRTVLLATALKLADDRDPAAAAELRAGIGATSDAGEIARLADIIAETGAVEEIEERITALTTSGIAHLETADISPEVTATLTDLAHRATARRL; encoded by the coding sequence ATGTTGACCCTCGACCAGATCCCGGCCGCCGCCCGTGAGGAACTCTCCCGATTCGTCACCGCCCGCCGGAGCCAGGTCTCTGCGATCGGTGCCCCCGTCACAGAGGCAGTCTCCCACCTGGAGGACTTCGTCCTGGGTGGCGGCAAGCGGATCCGTCCCCTCTACGTGTGGGCAGGTTTTGTCGGTGGCGGCGGTTTCGACAACAGCACCGAGGATCCTGCGGCGGTGTTGCGTGCGGCGGCCTCGCTGGAGTTCATCCAGGCCTGCGCCCTGATCCACGACGACATCATCGACTCGTCGGACACTCGGCGCGGCAACCCGACCGTCCACAGGGCCGTTGAGGCGGCTCACCGTACCAACAACTGGTCCGGCGACCCTGCCCACTTTGGCGAGTCGGTGGCCATCCTGGTCGGCGATCTGGCTCTGGTGTGGGCGGAGGACATGCTCCAGGACTCCGGCCTGTCGGTGGAGGCGCTGCAGCGGGCCCGTGAACCGTGGCGCGCGATGCGCACCGAGGTGCTCGGCGGGCAGCTGCTCGACATCTCCCTGGAGGCCACCGCCGAAGAGGACATCAGCCTGGCTGATTCGGTCAACCGTTTCAAGACCGCCGCCTACACCATCGAACGCCCCCTCCACCTGGGTGCCGCGATCGCGGGCGCCGACCAGATCACGATCGACGCCTTCCGGGGCTACGGCCGCGACATCGGCATCGCCTTCCAGCTGCGGGACGACCAGCTTGGTGTGTACGGCGATCCCGCCGTCACCGGCAAGCCCGCCGGCGATGATCTGCGGGAGGGCAAACGCACCGTCCTCCTGGCCACCGCCCTGAAGCTTGCCGACGACCGCGACCCCGCCGCCGCAGCCGAGCTGCGGGCCGGAATCGGTGCGACGTCGGACGCAGGCGAGATCGCCCGCCTGGCCGACATCATCGCTGAAACAGGGGCCGTCGAGGAGATCGAGGAGCGCATCACCGCCCTGACTACCTCGGGTATCGCCCACCTTGAGACCGCCGACATCTCCCCGGAAGTCACCGCCACCCTCACTGATCTGGCGCACCGCGCGACAGCGCGCCGTCTCTGA
- a CDS encoding alpha-(1->6)-mannopyranosyltransferase A, with the protein MTVRLPGALTLGLIGSLLLLLGSFGGGATRNRGGVLEAVGLDFLAYGRGAGISNTVFWAGVVFLLLGWAVLGRRHVLREGDRDVDKRERTVRTAMWAWVLPLIPAAPMLSRDVYSYLMQGAMLRDGFNPYTQGAAVNPGPFLLEVSHDWRNTTTPYGPLHLWIGEGVTRLVGDSVTAGVIVYKLISVAGFAAIAWAVPRIARRLGGDPVLALWLGVANPVMILHMVGGMHNESVMVGLVSVGLLACLDRRFVLGVALIAVAVSLKATAAIALPFVVWMATRHYAARINKVPAFLLAGFFVVLETLAVVSAVTFLSGASWGWLSEISGNSKVINPLAWPSLAAGVVTTFIQLFRDDFDYNVALGVLRPISMALMLLGLVVVWWLFRQDDRRAIAGTAAAYQVAFVFNSVTLPWYYASVISLVGTAGPPPWVLRLAVGGSAVVTLAFTGSGNHQLYNTWWMAGVFILAWVLTDWVFGKDVRWPWPAPGAAPHVPADRAAHPPADPAESRPR; encoded by the coding sequence ATGACCGTCCGGCTGCCCGGCGCTCTCACGCTGGGGCTCATCGGCTCCCTCCTCCTCCTGCTCGGTTCCTTCGGCGGCGGCGCCACACGCAACCGCGGGGGTGTCCTGGAGGCCGTCGGCCTCGATTTCCTTGCCTACGGCCGCGGAGCAGGTATCTCCAACACCGTCTTCTGGGCCGGTGTGGTGTTCCTCCTGCTCGGCTGGGCGGTGCTCGGCCGTAGGCATGTGCTGCGGGAGGGCGACCGGGACGTCGATAAGCGGGAAAGGACCGTGCGGACCGCGATGTGGGCCTGGGTGCTGCCGCTCATCCCGGCGGCACCGATGCTCTCGCGTGACGTGTACTCCTACCTCATGCAGGGCGCGATGCTCCGCGACGGTTTCAATCCCTACACCCAGGGCGCGGCCGTCAACCCGGGCCCCTTCCTGCTGGAGGTGTCCCATGACTGGCGCAACACCACCACCCCCTACGGACCGCTCCACCTGTGGATCGGCGAGGGCGTCACCCGCCTCGTCGGCGACAGCGTCACCGCCGGGGTGATCGTGTACAAGCTGATCTCGGTTGCGGGTTTCGCCGCCATCGCATGGGCAGTCCCGCGTATCGCACGCAGGCTCGGCGGCGATCCCGTGCTGGCGCTGTGGCTGGGAGTGGCCAACCCGGTGATGATCCTGCACATGGTCGGCGGCATGCACAACGAATCCGTCATGGTCGGACTGGTCAGCGTGGGCCTGCTGGCCTGCCTGGACCGCCGTTTCGTGCTCGGCGTGGCGCTCATCGCCGTGGCGGTCTCCCTCAAGGCCACGGCCGCGATCGCCCTGCCCTTCGTCGTCTGGATGGCCACCCGCCACTACGCGGCCAGGATCAACAAGGTGCCCGCATTCCTGCTCGCCGGCTTCTTCGTCGTCCTGGAGACGCTCGCGGTGGTCTCCGCCGTGACGTTCCTGTCCGGGGCCTCGTGGGGCTGGCTGTCGGAGATCTCCGGCAACTCGAAGGTGATCAATCCCCTGGCGTGGCCCTCGCTGGCCGCAGGTGTGGTCACCACCTTCATTCAGCTGTTCCGGGACGACTTCGACTACAACGTGGCGCTCGGCGTCCTGCGGCCCATCTCAATGGCGCTCATGCTTCTCGGGCTGGTCGTCGTCTGGTGGTTGTTCCGGCAGGACGACCGCCGCGCCATCGCGGGAACGGCGGCCGCCTACCAGGTGGCGTTCGTGTTCAACTCGGTGACGCTGCCCTGGTACTACGCGTCAGTGATCAGTCTGGTCGGCACGGCCGGCCCGCCCCCGTGGGTGCTGCGGCTGGCGGTGGGCGGCTCAGCCGTGGTCACACTGGCCTTCACCGGCAGCGGAAACCACCAGCTCTACAACACCTGGTGGATGGCCGGTGTGTTCATCCTCGCCTGGGTGCTCACCGACTGGGTGTTCGGGAAGGACGTCAGATGGCCATGGCCTGCGCCCGGCGCAGCACCTCACGTGCCAGCTGACCGTGCAGCGCATCCACCGGCCGACCCGGCAGAGTCTCGTCCTCGGTGA
- a CDS encoding Rv2175c family DNA-binding protein translates to MNAKDISLEALLADEPMLTLPETAELLGVAVTRIDDLLTANKLIAHVVDGKRHVPAALFRKDEPTTGKFVPGVIMLLTDGGYSDAEILRFLFTEDETLPGRPVDALHGQLAREVLRRAQAMAI, encoded by the coding sequence GTGAACGCGAAAGATATTTCCCTTGAGGCCCTGCTGGCTGATGAACCCATGCTCACCCTGCCGGAGACCGCCGAGCTTCTCGGCGTGGCGGTCACCCGGATCGACGACCTGCTGACCGCGAACAAACTCATCGCCCACGTTGTCGACGGCAAGCGGCACGTCCCGGCGGCGCTCTTCCGGAAGGACGAGCCCACGACCGGCAAGTTCGTGCCGGGCGTGATCATGCTCCTGACTGACGGCGGCTACTCGGACGCGGAGATCCTGCGGTTCCTGTTCACCGAGGACGAGACTCTGCCGGGTCGGCCGGTGGATGCGCTGCACGGTCAGCTGGCACGTGAGGTGCTGCGCCGGGCGCAGGCCATGGCCATCTGA